GTCGCCATGCTCAAGCGTGGCCAGTTGCACCGCCATATTGGCTTGTGCTCCAGAGTGGGGTTGCACGTTGACGTGTTCAGCACCAAAGAGCTGCTTAGCGCGTTTGATCGCCAAGTCTTCAGCAACATCAACAAACTCGCAGCCACCATAGTAGCGTTTGCGCGAATAACCTTCAGCATATTTATTGGTCAACACCGAACCTTGGGCAGCTAATACAGCGGTGCTGACATAATTTTCAGAGGCGATCAACTCAATCCCATGGCGTTGGCGTTCAGCTTCAGAGTCGATAGCTTGCGCCAAATCGGGATCTTGTTGGCGCAATACATCCATTAACGACATGCGTACACTCCTTGTCTACGTGGAAACATCCTTGCAGCCGGTTGGGCTTGGTGCGACGATGCGAAATTGACCCGCTCCCTATGATACACGGTTTGGGCTTTGTGTGTTGCGGGCTTGAATCAAATCGGCGACGGTGCTGCGCAGGGTTTGCATCTCAAATGGCTTGCCGAGCACACTATCGACACCTCGGGCCGCAGCATAATCGGCATCATGTTGATAGCCCCAGCCAGTAATTAAAATGGCGATGATATTTGGGCGGCGCTGGCGAGCTTGCTCCAGCACATCCCAGCCATTCATCCCAGGCATACCCAAATCAGAAATAATCAGATCAAAGGCTTGTTCGTCGATCCAGCGCAAAGCCTCTTCACCAGAGCCAGCTAAGGTCACTTCATGCTGATCGTGGCGCAACACTTTGGCCACGATATTGCGCACTGCTGGCTCATCATCAACGACCAAAATCCGCTGAGCCGCAGTTTTGGGCACAATCGCCACAGGGCGAGGTTTGGGCTGGGGAGCATGATGAATTGGCAGTAACACGACGAAGCGAGCGCCATGTGGATACACATCTTCAGTTAATAACTTGCCACGATGGCGTTGCACAATGCTTAATGCCACCGCCAAGCCCATACCTGTGCCCTCGCCAATTGGCTTGGTCGAGAAAAATGGCTCGAAAATGCGGGTGCGATCTTCGGGGGCGATGCCTGGGCCATTATCGGCAATTGTAAAGTACGACCACTCGCCAGTTGTGCCAGTGCTGATCGTAATCGTGCCGCCTTGGGGCAAGACATCAATTGCATTGACCACCAAATTAACGCAGACTTCGCGCAACTCGGCGGCGCTACCCTGAACATGAGCGGCAGCCAAGTGGGTGCTAATATCAAGCTTAATTCCACGTTGCTGGGTTTTATCGCGCCACGATGGGCGGGTAAATTCGAGCGCAATATTGACCACATCACGTAAATCAACAATATCGTCGTAGATTGTTTCGGATGCTCGGGCAAACTCTTGAATCCGGCGCACCGTGACTGCACCATCTTTGGCAGCACGTTCGATCACTTGCAGGGCATCGCGGCGCTCAGCATGCTCTTCGTGAATCAGCAAAAATTGGGCATTGCCCAAAATTGAGGCCAAAAGATTATTGAAATCATGAGCAACACCGCTGGCAAGTTGGCCTAAAGCCCGCAACTTTTCCGAATTAATCAAGGTTTCGCGGGTATTTTCTAGCTCGTCGAGCACGCTGCGCAACTGGTAATACGATTGCTCGGCATCGGTGCGCAGCAAATGCTCTTGCTCATAACGACGGGCTGTATGAATTGCTTGCGAAATTTGTTGGGCAATCGAGGCCGCCAGATGGCTTTCCTCGGAGTTCCAAACCCGCACATTGCCACGGCTATACATTTGCAACCAACCACTAAACCGCCCATCGACCATCAATGGTTGGGCAAAGAGCGACGATAAACCCTCAGCGCTAGCCGGATCGCCGCCAATCAGCGAGACACGGCGAATGTCGCTAATATACAAGGGTGTTGGTGGCTTGAAGCGCGAAATCCAATAATTAACTGTATCGGTGTTCATTTCCAGCGAATCAAGATAGCGCTCGGAAAAGCCGGCGTGGGCTACCACCTGCATGGCGCTGCCATCGTTATGCCACATCAGCACCGCAGCGGCGGCAATTTTGAACACATCAATTACTTTTTCGACCACATTGCCGCACAAGGCATGCAAATTGAGTTCGCCGCTGATTGCCCGAATAATTTCTTGTAAGGCTTCTAATTCGCGGCGGCGCTGGCGTTCGGCCTCGTAGAGCTGCATTTGGCGTAAGGCTAAGGCCAATTGATCGGCTACATCATTGATTAAACGCAAATCATCAAGCGTCCAAAGGAATGGACGCTGCACTTTATAGACGCAAACAAAGCCCAGCCATTGGCCATTGGCAACCAAGGGAACCCACGCCAAGGCATGAATATTCAAGGCCAGCAGCCGTTCGCGCAATTCGGGGTCTTTGCTATCGTGATATTCGTCAATTGTCAGCGAGCGCTTTTGCTGAAATGCTTGCAACATTTCGCTATGTAACAAGGCCTCGGCAGCCGTCAGATGATCGGGCAGCAGCAAGGTGGTATAGGTTCCATGAAAGCGCAAGCGTTGCTCTTGCTCATACAAGGCAACGGTGCAAAAATCGGCACGTAAACCCAAACCGAGAGTTGCCAAGACATCCTGCCAGACCTCACGCAAATTCATGGTTTGGCGAATATGGCTGACAATCCGAGCAAACAGCACATTGCGTTCGTTGGCAACATACATCGAGCGAAACAGCCGATTATGCTCCAAAATATAGCCTAAACGTGCGCCAAACTCTTGCAACGCCAGCAAATCGGTGGCTTCAAACGGAGTTGCGGGAATCAAATGCAATAAACCAAGATTGGCTTGATTGCCTGGCACATGAATATCGATGCCATGCTGGCCTGCCAACAACATTTTGGCTGAACTATGGCTCGATTGCTGGCCGATTTGATCGTAATAACTTGAGCTGAGCGGTTGAATTCCACGATGAGTTGGTACGTGGGCAGCATTGATTTGGGTTAATAAGCCTAAACCTTGCTCATCGTATAAATACAACGCAGCGCCTTGCAACGGCAAAAAGCGCCAAATCAATTCGATAATCTGTTGTGGTTCGGCCAGCACATCAAGGTGTTTCAAAATATGCAGATTGATTTTTTCGATGATCTGGGTGCATTGATCTTCGCGATAATGTTGACGATGGCTAGCCAGTGTGCCCAAGGCTAGTGCTAATTGCTGGGCGATCATCTCGATAATTGGTTGCAAGAGGCTTAGTTTATGTTCAGGTTGTGGGCTTTGAATATCGATTAATCCTAGCAATTGACCATTGCGCAGAATTGGCACACTGAGTTGGCAAATTCCCGCTGAGGTTGTTGCAGGAATAATCACACTGCGTTGGTGGTGCCAAACCGCTCCCGCGTTATAGACCAAACGCGGTGCTTGCTGATAGCTTGGATCTTCTAAGGGGCCAAGGGCGCTGGCAACTGGCACAAAGCTATCGTGTTGAATCAGGGCGATGGTGACACGCGGCGTTTGCAAATAGTGGCTGATCAGTGCGCAAATGCGTTGAATCAACAATTCGGCATTGTGCAGGCAAAAATGTTCTTGAGCGGTTTTTGTTAACAACTCAAGTTGCTCATGCCAAATGGTTGACACCACGCTATCACCATCGTACATAGCGGCTATCCTTTCGTCGAAGGTCTTACCATTGCGGTTTGCGCTTGTTCAAAAATGCAGCTAAGCCTGCTTGGCCCTCGGCGCTGGTGCGAGCTTGGGCGATCGCCTCGATGGCGTAGCGTTTGGCGGCGCTGCGCTCCATTTCCCAGATCGCTTGAACCAACTTTTTGGCTTGAGCCATGGCTTGTGGGCCGCCGCTGAGCATCCGTTCTACCAAATAGCCGACGGTTTGATCAAGCTCATCTTCGCTGGTAATCGCGTGGATCAGGCCAATTTCGAAGGCCCGTTCGGCACTGAAACGCTCGCCTGAAATGAACAAGGCTCGGCTCTGGCTGACTCCAATTTTGGGTACAACATATTGGGCAATTACTGCTGGAATCAAGCCTAATTTGACTTCGGTAAAACCAAATTTAGCTTGCTCGACGGCTACTGCTAAATCGCAACAAGCGACTAATCCCGCGCCACCGCCGAGGGCTGCGCCATTGATCCGCCCGATAACTGGTTGTGGCATGCTATTGAGCAAGTCGAACATGGCATCAAGATTTTCAGCATCGGCAATATTTTGCTCAGCCGTGTAACTGGCGCTGGCTTGCATCCAGCTTAAATCGCCACCAGCCGAGAACGAAGCACCGTTGCCAGTTAAAATCACCACCCGTGTCGAGCTATCGGCGGCGATTGCAGTCAGCGCTTGGCGTAATTCTCCAATCAGTTCGGGATTAAAGGCATTGTGCAATTCTGGCCGATTAAGACTAACCGTGGTAACTGCGGCCTGCTGGCTGATGCTGATCAGTTGATATGACACAAAACTACTCCGGCTGGCCCAACCGCGTTGTTGGGCCAGATTGACATTGGCCTAGGGATAAGCCATGCGTAAATTATCAAATTCGGTTAAGGTATCGCCGTTATCAAAGGTGCTTGCGCCAAAGCCCACCGCACCGTTGGCATAGGTATCATCGTTGTAGCTGGCAACTTTTTCACCATTCAAATAGAAGGTAAAGTTCGAGCCAACTGCAACCACGCGTAGCCGATTGGTTGCGCCAATCCCATCATTGCCAACCGAGCTAAATTTCCAATCGACAAGGTTAGTCCATTCTTCAGTTTGTTTGTCATAACGACGGAAGGCAATATTACTTTGACCATCGATTTGGTAGACATACAAACTGCCAGCAGCATCACCATCGATTTGCTCACGCAGCACGAGGCCTGCTGCATTGGTTGGGTCGCCGCTGACCATTTTTACATCAATTTGCGCATCAACATCGCTATATGTTTCATTAGTTGATGTCCAGATGATGCGTTCATTGACATACACATGAATTTGATAGGCATCTTCGACATAGGCATATTTGCCTGATTTGCTGGCAGTTTCTTGATCGGGCCACGCTTCATCGGTTGTCGAAAAATCGTCTTCTAAGAAGGCTAATCCACCAGTGCTAGGCTCTGATGTTGGGGCTTCTGGTTCTTCGGTTGCTTCTGCCGCTGGAGTGCGGGTTGGGCGAGCAGTGGCTGTGGCGACGCTGGTCGCATTGCCTGCGACGAGTTTATTATTTGGATCATCATTATCGCCATCCATTAAAAACGCTACGCCTGCCCCGATCAGCACCAGAATCCCCACGACGATCCCAATTATAATTCCGGTGTTGCTGCTACGTTTGGTTGGTAGGCTGGCATTGGGATAGGCTGCGCCATAATTTGGTTGTTGATAGTTGGCGGGCGTGTACTGTTGCTGATTGCCATAATTTTGTTGTGGTGGCGGTGGATAGCTGCCGCCTTGACCGTAATTTTGTTGTGGTGGCGGTGGATAGCTACCAGCTTGACCGTAATTTTGTTGTGGTGGCGGTGGATAGCTGCCAGCTTGACCGTAATTTTGTTGTGGTGGCGGTGGATAGCTGCCAGCTTGACCGTAATTTTGTTCTGGTGGATAGCCGCCAGCTTGCCCATCGTAGCGCGGCAGAGCTTGAGTTGGCCCTTCGGCAGCCGTTGGCGCAGCGTTGAGCCGGGTTCCACACTCAGAACAAAACGGATTTACGTCATCTACACTTGCCCGACAATTAGGACATTCACGAAGCGCCATACGGTTTACCTCCTAAGCTAGGCCGAGGGTACTAATTCAACGGTTTCGAGGGCATGGCTAATGGTTGCGACCACCCGTTGTTCAACAGCATTGCGAGCTTGACCAATTGCATTCTGAATCGCTAAGGCATCGGATTTGCCATGAGCAACAATCGCAATTCCATTAACACCCAACAATGGTGCGCCGCCATGGCTGCGATAATCCATGCGTTTGCGTAAGGCCAAGAGTGGTGCAATAGCCATGCTCGCAGGCAACGTCAAGCCAGTTAGGCCAGCGATTAATGCTCGCCAACGACCTTTGCCAGGCAGAGTCAAGGCCACTAAGGCTGGCAACAAGCCTAGCGCCAGATTTTTGCGCCATTCAGCTTTGATGTTATTGCTGGCGGCGGTGGTGATCATTTTAAAGACCCCTTCGCCGAATTTGAGCACCAAATTACCAACAAAACCATCGGCCACGACCACATCGGCGCTACCATTGATTAACATATCTTTGGGTTCGACGTTGCCAATAAAGGTCAAATCGCTGCGTTGCTGTAACAGTCCATGGGTGTCTTGTACCAGTTTATCACCCTTATTAGCCTCTTCGCCATTCGCCAAAAGGCCGATTCGCGGCATGGCGATATTGGCGATTTTTTGGGCATACACGTTGCCCATTTGAGCAAATTGCACCAAATATTCAGGCTTACAATCAGTTGTTGCGCCCGAATCGAGCAATAAAGCATAGCCCTTGACGGTTGGAAAATGGGTGACCAAACAAGGCCGTTCAATCCCACGAATTCGCCCAAGGATGAATAACGCTCCAGCCATGGTTGCGCCGCTATGGCCAGCCGAAACAAAGGCATCGGCCTCGCCATCGCGCACCAAACGCAGGCCGATCGCGACTGAAGAGTTGCGTTTGCGGCGAATCGCTTGGGCTGGATGCTCGGTCATTTCGATCATTTCAGGCGCATCAACCACTGGTAAATCGAGGTTGCTGGTATCGTGTTTGGCGAGTTCAGCCCGAATTGAAGCCTCATCGCCAACGAGAATAATTTGGTCGCCCCAAGCGCGGGCAGCAGCGATTGCGCCTGCTACTGTTGCTTGAGGGGCGTGGTCGCCACCGCTGGCATCCAAAACAATACGCACAGATAATCCTCCAAACAAAACAGTTGACCTCATCGGGCATCATAAATCGAGTGATGAGGTCAAGCTGCTACTGGTATCTTAATGGGTTTTTGGTTGAACTGCAATACGCTAATTACGGCCTAGGAGCGTAGTTCTAGGCACTGGGTGGCTCCCTCACCTTTCAATGGTAGGTTTTTTACAATGGGGTTTGATTTATCGTTGATGTTTATGCCCTCATCCCCTGGCCCCCTCTCCCGCCGAGCGAGCGAGGGGGAACCCGCCCATTTGACCATGGAAATGCCCCTCGTCCGCCGCAGTGGAGTGGGGCTCAGCCTCGTTCTAGGCGCTGGGGCGGCGTTTGGGCCGACGGGCCAAGAGCCAGATCGAACCCATGGTTACGCCAATTACCAACAGCGTGCCGATACGCAAGGGGCCACGGCGCAAATTGGCAGTTGCTTCTTCTTCTGATGAGCGATTGCCTTTGGCTGCGTCGTATTGCTGGCGACGCACGGTGTGCAAGGTCGCAGTTTCGCAATCGTATGGTTCGGCGCGATAGGTCAAATCGATGTTGTTGGAAAGTGGTGGCAGATCAGGGCTATAACCGAAAGCTGGATCAAACAGCATTTCTTCGGGCGAAATTTCAGCATACAACCGCGTCAAGAACGCATATTTGTTGGTTAATTCTTTGAGCAGGCTATCTTGGGGGTTGAGAAATTTGCTTTGTTGGGCGTATTCGGTCAGAAAGCCTTTGCCGGCTACGCTTGCCAATACGCCGCTACGCAATTCTTTGTAATTATTCGAGCCATCAAATGCAGTGAGTGCCAAATCGTTTTCGCGCATTGTAAAGCGCTCAGTATTGGTTGGAATTGCCTGGGCAGCGCCGAAAATCCAGACCGTAATTGGAGTTTTGGGTTCGCTGCTCAATGCTGCCAAGCGCAATGGCAGCATTGGAGTTGTGCCAGTGAAGCTGATCGCGACAGGCTGAATATCTTTAGTATCAGCGCCAGCTTTGAGTTTCATGGCAATCAAGGGCATTCCTGCTTCGGTATAGGGCTTGAGCGCGGCTTCTAAACCAGCCGGAGTTTGATAGCCGTTGGTTTTGAGCCATGTTTCAAGCGCCGCCGGATCACGGTCTTCAATCACACTGTAATCGTAGGGGCCGACTTGGCCTTGCTGCAACACATCAGGCGCTTGACCAGCTCCCTCTGGTGCTGCTCCGGTGATTGCCGGAAAACATTCAGGTGGCGAAGGGAAGGTCACCCGTGGATCGGTCAGGCTATGTAATTCAGCAAACGTGCTAGCCTCAATCACATCGACTTTTGGATTATTGGGCACTGGCAAGATCCAGGCAAACTCAGCGGGATCGCCAACATAATTAATT
The Herpetosiphon gulosus genome window above contains:
- a CDS encoding DUF2330 domain-containing protein → MRRFATVFALCSILSFTLPSIAAACGALIPADDQIRQAGLNVIFAVDGQANQTTAYIQINYVGDPAEFAWILPVPNNPKVDVIEASTFAELHSLTDPRVTFPSPPECFPAITGAAPEGAGQAPDVLQQGQVGPYDYSVIEDRDPAALETWLKTNGYQTPAGLEAALKPYTEAGMPLIAMKLKAGADTKDIQPVAISFTGTTPMLPLRLAALSSEPKTPITVWIFGAAQAIPTNTERFTMRENDLALTAFDGSNNYKELRSGVLASVAGKGFLTEYAQQSKFLNPQDSLLKELTNKYAFLTRLYAEISPEEMLFDPAFGYSPDLPPLSNNIDLTYRAEPYDCETATLHTVRRQQYDAAKGNRSSEEEATANLRRGPLRIGTLLVIGVTMGSIWLLARRPKRRPSA
- a CDS encoding GAF domain-containing protein, with the translated sequence MYDGDSVVSTIWHEQLELLTKTAQEHFCLHNAELLIQRICALISHYLQTPRVTIALIQHDSFVPVASALGPLEDPSYQQAPRLVYNAGAVWHHQRSVIIPATTSAGICQLSVPILRNGQLLGLIDIQSPQPEHKLSLLQPIIEMIAQQLALALGTLASHRQHYREDQCTQIIEKINLHILKHLDVLAEPQQIIELIWRFLPLQGAALYLYDEQGLGLLTQINAAHVPTHRGIQPLSSSYYDQIGQQSSHSSAKMLLAGQHGIDIHVPGNQANLGLLHLIPATPFEATDLLALQEFGARLGYILEHNRLFRSMYVANERNVLFARIVSHIRQTMNLREVWQDVLATLGLGLRADFCTVALYEQEQRLRFHGTYTTLLLPDHLTAAEALLHSEMLQAFQQKRSLTIDEYHDSKDPELRERLLALNIHALAWVPLVANGQWLGFVCVYKVQRPFLWTLDDLRLINDVADQLALALRQMQLYEAERQRRRELEALQEIIRAISGELNLHALCGNVVEKVIDVFKIAAAAVLMWHNDGSAMQVVAHAGFSERYLDSLEMNTDTVNYWISRFKPPTPLYISDIRRVSLIGGDPASAEGLSSLFAQPLMVDGRFSGWLQMYSRGNVRVWNSEESHLAASIAQQISQAIHTARRYEQEHLLRTDAEQSYYQLRSVLDELENTRETLINSEKLRALGQLASGVAHDFNNLLASILGNAQFLLIHEEHAERRDALQVIERAAKDGAVTVRRIQEFARASETIYDDIVDLRDVVNIALEFTRPSWRDKTQQRGIKLDISTHLAAAHVQGSAAELREVCVNLVVNAIDVLPQGGTITISTGTTGEWSYFTIADNGPGIAPEDRTRIFEPFFSTKPIGEGTGMGLAVALSIVQRHRGKLLTEDVYPHGARFVVLLPIHHAPQPKPRPVAIVPKTAAQRILVVDDEPAVRNIVAKVLRHDQHEVTLAGSGEEALRWIDEQAFDLIISDLGMPGMNGWDVLEQARQRRPNIIAILITGWGYQHDADYAAARGVDSVLGKPFEMQTLRSTVADLIQARNTQSPNRVS
- the plsX gene encoding phosphate acyltransferase PlsX; this encodes MRIVLDASGGDHAPQATVAGAIAAARAWGDQIILVGDEASIRAELAKHDTSNLDLPVVDAPEMIEMTEHPAQAIRRKRNSSVAIGLRLVRDGEADAFVSAGHSGATMAGALFILGRIRGIERPCLVTHFPTVKGYALLLDSGATTDCKPEYLVQFAQMGNVYAQKIANIAMPRIGLLANGEEANKGDKLVQDTHGLLQQRSDLTFIGNVEPKDMLINGSADVVVADGFVGNLVLKFGEGVFKMITTAASNNIKAEWRKNLALGLLPALVALTLPGKGRWRALIAGLTGLTLPASMAIAPLLALRKRMDYRSHGGAPLLGVNGIAIVAHGKSDALAIQNAIGQARNAVEQRVVATISHALETVELVPSA
- a CDS encoding zinc-ribbon domain-containing protein, which encodes MALRECPNCRASVDDVNPFCSECGTRLNAAPTAAEGPTQALPRYDGQAGGYPPEQNYGQAGSYPPPPQQNYGQAGSYPPPPQQNYGQAGSYPPPPQQNYGQGGSYPPPPQQNYGNQQQYTPANYQQPNYGAAYPNASLPTKRSSNTGIIIGIVVGILVLIGAGVAFLMDGDNDDPNNKLVAGNATSVATATARPTRTPAAEATEEPEAPTSEPSTGGLAFLEDDFSTTDEAWPDQETASKSGKYAYVEDAYQIHVYVNERIIWTSTNETYSDVDAQIDVKMVSGDPTNAAGLVLREQIDGDAAGSLYVYQIDGQSNIAFRRYDKQTEEWTNLVDWKFSSVGNDGIGATNRLRVVAVGSNFTFYLNGEKVASYNDDTYANGAVGFGASTFDNGDTLTEFDNLRMAYP
- a CDS encoding enoyl-CoA hydratase-related protein, which codes for MSYQLISISQQAAVTTVSLNRPELHNAFNPELIGELRQALTAIAADSSTRVVILTGNGASFSAGGDLSWMQASASYTAEQNIADAENLDAMFDLLNSMPQPVIGRINGAALGGGAGLVACCDLAVAVEQAKFGFTEVKLGLIPAVIAQYVVPKIGVSQSRALFISGERFSAERAFEIGLIHAITSEDELDQTVGYLVERMLSGGPQAMAQAKKLVQAIWEMERSAAKRYAIEAIAQARTSAEGQAGLAAFLNKRKPQW